Proteins encoded together in one Pseudoxanthomonas sp. Root65 window:
- a CDS encoding pseudouridine synthase encodes MSNTPPKKTSLGKLSLKRGEGTEAVETPRLEERLHKVLAQAGLGSRRALEQRIAEGLVKVNGEVAQTGMSIKGGDRVELDGKTFVASALTEPARVLIYNKPEGEVTTREDPEGRPTIFEALPSLKGARWIAIGRLDINTTGLLVLTTDGELANAMMHPSYEVEREYVVRVRAPEGQESVPDNIVDRLRRGVALDDGPAKFDEIDRIGGTDSHDWFRVVVKEGRNREVRRLWESQGCQVSRLKRVRYGKVSLPQPLLRGQTQELPDAQVEALRKDLGLDVGAPAALTLQPVIGQRKAAKSTVHVGGGRSGSAYVNGHNSADEGRELRRFDHVREDRGRGGRGKKPHGGLTVSGEQAAKQSQRPFKQRTPKGPKPLPDGNPAAFRSWYVPDGVDTGPAGHRNAGPGGPKKPYGGKPGGPPGAGGKPGGGAGKRGPGGGPGGFGGDRFGNERGPGFGAERGPRGAQGGAGKPQRAARPYGHPGSAPSFPSDHANPGFSPYGQQPRGPRPQGRPGGGGNRPQQAGPRPGGRPAGGRGPGGRPGGGGQRGPRGGGGGHG; translated from the coding sequence ATGAGCAACACCCCTCCGAAGAAAACCTCCCTGGGCAAGCTGTCGCTGAAGCGCGGCGAAGGCACCGAGGCAGTGGAAACGCCTCGCCTGGAAGAACGCCTGCACAAGGTGCTGGCCCAGGCCGGCCTGGGCTCGCGCCGTGCGCTGGAGCAGCGCATCGCCGAGGGCCTGGTCAAGGTGAACGGTGAAGTCGCGCAGACCGGCATGTCGATCAAGGGCGGCGACCGCGTCGAACTGGACGGCAAGACCTTCGTCGCCAGCGCGCTGACAGAACCGGCCCGCGTGCTGATCTACAACAAGCCCGAAGGCGAAGTCACCACCCGCGAAGACCCCGAAGGCCGTCCGACGATCTTCGAAGCGCTGCCCTCGCTGAAAGGCGCGCGCTGGATCGCGATCGGCCGCCTGGACATCAACACCACCGGCCTGCTGGTGCTGACCACCGACGGCGAACTCGCCAACGCGATGATGCATCCCTCGTACGAAGTCGAGCGCGAATACGTCGTGCGCGTGCGTGCGCCGGAAGGCCAGGAAAGCGTGCCGGACAACATCGTCGACCGCCTGCGCCGCGGCGTGGCGCTGGACGACGGCCCGGCCAAGTTCGACGAGATCGACCGCATCGGCGGCACCGATTCGCACGACTGGTTCCGCGTGGTGGTCAAGGAAGGCCGCAACCGCGAAGTGCGCCGCCTGTGGGAATCGCAGGGCTGCCAGGTCAGCCGCCTCAAGCGCGTGCGCTACGGCAAGGTCAGCCTGCCGCAGCCGCTGCTGCGCGGCCAGACGCAGGAACTGCCGGACGCGCAGGTCGAAGCGCTGCGCAAGGACCTGGGCCTGGACGTCGGCGCGCCCGCCGCGCTGACCCTGCAGCCGGTGATCGGCCAGCGCAAGGCCGCCAAGTCCACCGTGCACGTGGGCGGCGGCCGCAGCGGCAGCGCCTACGTCAACGGCCACAACAGCGCCGACGAAGGCCGCGAACTGCGCCGCTTCGACCACGTGCGCGAAGACCGCGGCCGCGGTGGTCGCGGCAAGAAGCCGCATGGCGGCCTGACCGTCAGCGGCGAACAGGCGGCCAAGCAGTCGCAGCGTCCGTTCAAGCAGCGCACGCCCAAGGGGCCGAAGCCGTTGCCGGATGGCAACCCCGCCGCGTTCCGTAGCTGGTACGTCCCGGATGGCGTCGACACCGGTCCGGCCGGTCACCGCAACGCCGGTCCCGGCGGCCCGAAGAAGCCCTACGGCGGCAAGCCGGGCGGGCCTCCCGGTGCCGGCGGCAAGCCTGGTGGCGGTGCCGGCAAGCGTGGTCCGGGCGGCGGTCCCGGCGGCTTCGGGGGCGACCGCTTCGGCAACGAGCGCGGTCCCGGCTTCGGTGCTGAACGCGGACCGCGTGGTGCGCAAGGCGGCGCTGGCAAGCCGCAGCGCGCGGCGCGCCCCTACGGTCATCCCGGCAGCGCGCCGAGCTTCCCCTCCGACCATGCCAATCCCGGTTTCAGTCCGTACGGCCAGCAGCCGCGCGGCCCGCGTCCGCAGGGGCGTCCCGGTGGCGGCGGCAACCGCCCGCAGCAGGCCGGTCCGCGACCGGGTGGACGTCCTGCGGGTGGACGTGGCCCCGGCGGTCGTCCCGGCGGCGGCGGCCAGCGCGGCCCCCGTGGCGGCGGTGGCGGCCACGGTTGA
- a CDS encoding BolA family protein, translating into MSRVERIRDALQAALQPASLEVLDDSHKHAGHEGARDGRGHFTVRIISDAFAGKVPLARHRAVYAALGEMMQTDIHALAIEARTPDEAG; encoded by the coding sequence GTGAGCCGCGTCGAGCGCATCCGCGACGCGCTGCAGGCCGCCCTGCAGCCGGCGTCGCTGGAGGTCCTGGACGACAGCCACAAGCACGCGGGCCACGAAGGTGCCCGTGACGGACGCGGTCACTTTACCGTCCGCATCATCAGCGACGCCTTCGCCGGCAAGGTGCCGCTGGCCCGCCACCGTGCCGTGTATGCCGCCCTGGGCGAGATGATGCAGACCGACATCCACGCCCTGGCCATCGAGGCCCGCACACCGGACGAAGCCGGCTGA
- a CDS encoding glycoside hydrolase family 3 N-terminal domain-containing protein, which yields MSTNHLSSRPLLAGLIATLLAAPAAAAPPAYATPQEKAFVDALMAKMTVEEKLGQLNQPAGVGNNTGPAAMTGNEDQIRKGEIGTYLGTQGAVLTCRLQRIAVEESRLKIPLMFGFDVIHGHRTVFPVPLGESASFDPVEVQNGARVAAVEAAAHGIHWTYAPMVDISRDPRWGRIVEGAGEDPYLGSVLAAARVRGFQGDDLRAPDTILATAKHFVAYGAAEGGRDYNVADISERALHEVYLPPFKAAVEAGAQSIMAAFNEVAGVPMHAHRPLIEDVLRKQWGWDGLLVSDYTGVMELMPHGVAANREEAGILGLRAGVDVDMVSQIYVKDLPAAVKAGKIPMAELDASVRRVLNAKYRLGLFDDPYRYCTDDGARERALTLTPEHRAAARRMAQKSLVLLENDRNVLPLSKSVRTLAVIGPLADHRRAMLGNWAVAGREEDAVTPVQGLKAALGEGARLIVAKGADIDSQDTSGFAEALAAAQQADAVVMFLGEHPDMSAEAHNRTTLDLPGVQEQLALQVAATGKPVVLVLLNGRPLSIGALKGKVPAILEAWFPGVEGGHAITDVLFGDVNPSAKLPVTFPHNVGQIPLYYAHRNTGRPPSDTDKYTSKYLDAPSTPLYAFGHGLSYTTFRYDAPVVAKKTLAPSALQQQVSVRVTNTGKRAGEEVVQLYVRDDVASVTRPVKQLRGFQRVALEPGESKTVTFELGFEDLAMYDARMQQVVEPGTFTVFVGGSSDRTQQAAFSVAAP from the coding sequence ATGTCCACCAACCACCTTTCATCGCGGCCGCTGCTGGCCGGCCTGATCGCCACCTTGCTGGCCGCCCCGGCCGCGGCCGCGCCACCGGCGTATGCCACGCCGCAGGAGAAAGCCTTCGTCGACGCCCTGATGGCGAAGATGACCGTCGAGGAGAAGCTGGGCCAGTTGAACCAGCCCGCCGGCGTGGGCAACAACACCGGTCCGGCCGCCATGACGGGCAACGAGGACCAGATCCGCAAGGGCGAGATCGGCACCTACCTGGGTACCCAGGGCGCGGTGCTGACCTGCCGCCTGCAACGGATTGCGGTGGAAGAGTCGCGACTGAAGATCCCGCTGATGTTCGGCTTCGACGTGATCCACGGCCACCGCACCGTCTTCCCCGTGCCGCTGGGCGAGTCGGCAAGCTTCGACCCGGTCGAAGTGCAGAACGGCGCCCGCGTGGCCGCGGTCGAAGCCGCGGCGCACGGCATCCACTGGACCTACGCGCCGATGGTGGACATTTCCCGCGACCCGCGCTGGGGACGTATCGTCGAGGGCGCGGGCGAAGACCCGTACCTCGGCTCGGTGCTGGCCGCGGCGCGCGTGCGCGGTTTCCAGGGCGACGACTTGCGCGCGCCGGATACCATCCTGGCCACCGCCAAGCACTTCGTCGCCTATGGCGCGGCCGAGGGTGGCCGCGACTACAACGTGGCCGACATCTCCGAGCGCGCGCTGCACGAGGTCTACCTGCCGCCGTTCAAGGCCGCCGTGGAGGCTGGCGCACAGTCGATCATGGCCGCCTTCAATGAAGTGGCCGGCGTGCCGATGCATGCGCACCGTCCACTGATCGAGGACGTGCTGCGCAAGCAGTGGGGCTGGGACGGCCTGCTGGTCAGCGACTACACCGGCGTGATGGAACTGATGCCGCACGGCGTGGCCGCCAACCGCGAGGAGGCCGGCATCCTGGGCCTGCGTGCCGGCGTGGACGTGGACATGGTCAGCCAGATCTACGTGAAGGACCTGCCGGCGGCGGTAAAGGCCGGAAAGATCCCCATGGCCGAGCTGGATGCGTCCGTGCGCCGCGTGCTCAATGCGAAGTACCGGCTGGGCCTGTTCGACGATCCCTATCGTTACTGCACCGACGACGGCGCCCGCGAGCGCGCGCTGACGCTGACCCCAGAGCATCGCGCGGCCGCGCGCCGCATGGCGCAGAAATCGCTGGTGCTGCTGGAGAACGATCGCAACGTGCTGCCGCTGTCGAAGTCCGTGCGCACGCTGGCCGTGATCGGCCCGCTGGCCGACCATCGCCGCGCCATGCTCGGCAACTGGGCGGTGGCCGGGCGCGAGGAAGACGCGGTGACGCCGGTGCAGGGTCTGAAGGCTGCGTTGGGCGAGGGCGCGCGGCTGATCGTCGCCAAGGGCGCCGACATCGACAGCCAGGACACGTCCGGCTTCGCCGAGGCGCTGGCGGCGGCCCAGCAGGCCGACGCGGTGGTGATGTTCCTCGGCGAACATCCCGACATGAGCGCCGAGGCGCACAACCGCACCACGCTGGACCTGCCGGGCGTGCAGGAACAACTCGCGCTTCAGGTCGCCGCGACCGGCAAGCCGGTGGTGCTGGTGCTGCTGAACGGGCGTCCGCTGTCGATCGGTGCGCTGAAGGGCAAGGTGCCGGCGATCCTGGAAGCGTGGTTCCCCGGCGTGGAAGGCGGACATGCCATCACCGACGTGCTGTTCGGCGACGTCAATCCGTCGGCCAAGCTGCCGGTGACGTTCCCGCACAACGTGGGCCAGATCCCGCTCTACTACGCGCACCGCAACACCGGCCGTCCGCCGAGCGACACCGACAAGTACACCAGCAAGTATCTGGATGCGCCGTCCACGCCGCTGTACGCGTTCGGCCACGGGCTCAGCTATACGACCTTCCGTTACGACGCGCCGGTGGTGGCGAAGAAGACGCTGGCGCCGTCCGCCCTGCAGCAGCAGGTCAGCGTGCGTGTCACCAACACCGGCAAGCGCGCGGGCGAGGAAGTGGTGCAGCTCTACGTGCGCGACGACGTGGCCAGCGTCACCCGCCCGGTCAAGCAACTGCGCGGCTTCCAGCGCGTCGCGCTGGAGCCGGGCGAGTCGAAGACGGTCACCTTCGAGCTCGGCTTCGAGGATCTGGCGATGTACGACGCGCGCATGCAGCAGGTGGTGGAGCCGGGCACCTTCACGGTGTTCGTGGGCGGAAGCTCGGATCGCACGCAACAGGCCGCGTTCTCGGTGGCGGCGCCCTGA
- the scpB gene encoding SMC-Scp complex subunit ScpB translates to MDQSLINRIVEAALLAATQPLTLAQLHGLFPEDDPAPEGSVEQALQDLADACADRGVELVEVASGYRYQVKADVHAWVARLWTERKTKYTRATLETLALIAYRQPITRGEIEQVRGVAVSSNIIQALEEREWIRVVGHRDVPGKPALFGTTKSFLDYFGLKRLDELPPLSELKDIGELEPQLPLDGAPLPVSIASGDAVDAPQDDDTHNESTPVADDDGATDDEHHDTAASDDADDDTPSDDAGDDASHHDEPQPEDDDAAASDQEDRAPSEQKQ, encoded by the coding sequence ATGGATCAATCGCTCATCAACCGCATCGTGGAGGCCGCCCTGCTGGCCGCCACCCAGCCGCTGACGCTGGCGCAGCTGCATGGCCTGTTCCCCGAGGACGACCCCGCGCCGGAAGGCAGCGTCGAACAGGCGCTGCAGGACCTCGCCGACGCCTGTGCCGACCGCGGCGTGGAACTGGTCGAGGTCGCCTCCGGCTACCGCTATCAGGTCAAGGCCGACGTGCATGCCTGGGTCGCGCGCCTGTGGACCGAGCGCAAGACCAAGTACACCCGCGCCACGCTGGAAACGCTGGCCCTGATCGCCTACCGCCAGCCGATCACCCGCGGCGAGATCGAACAGGTCCGCGGCGTGGCGGTCAGCAGCAACATCATCCAGGCCCTGGAAGAACGCGAATGGATCCGCGTGGTCGGCCACCGCGACGTGCCCGGCAAGCCGGCGCTGTTCGGCACCACCAAGAGCTTCCTCGATTACTTCGGCCTGAAGCGCCTGGACGAACTGCCGCCGCTGTCCGAACTCAAGGACATCGGCGAACTGGAACCGCAGCTGCCGCTGGACGGTGCGCCGCTGCCGGTCAGCATCGCCAGTGGCGATGCCGTCGACGCCCCCCAGGACGACGACACGCACAACGAAAGCACGCCCGTCGCGGACGATGACGGCGCCACGGACGACGAACACCACGACACCGCGGCATCGGACGATGCCGACGACGACACCCCATCGGACGACGCTGGCGACGACGCCAGCCATCACGATGAACCTCAACCCGAAGATGACGACGCCGCTGCTTCCGACCAGGAAGACCGGGCACCGTCGGAGCAGAAACAATGA
- a CDS encoding NAD(P)/FAD-dependent oxidoreductase, whose product MQDQRYDVIVVGAGFAGLACAHALALRGFRACVIDRKQDLGERLHTTGILVQEACDAPLLAGLPPTLVRAVPHVRLYAPNLRSVRLGADGYRFFTTDTPALMRWLGERAEACGVELKRGCGFRNAVRISTGWQVEGVGHARFLVGADGARSRVAQRLGLGRVNQFLHGVEYEFDGVALREPDALHCFVSKRFAPGYLGWVAQTPTGVQAGLARRYRPGSTQAPDMVGFLHHIAPMTGLMATRRPDSVRAGLIPCGGPVRPMGRDDVVLVGDAAGMVSPLTAGGIHSGLRHGAMTGRLLASRLSGVVATDVAMTPPVPGFALKRLLRWAFDHGQFDAPMDLLLTARPVRRLVEQLCFHRRGGRVPDPDGPA is encoded by the coding sequence ATGCAGGACCAACGTTATGACGTGATCGTGGTGGGCGCCGGCTTCGCCGGCCTCGCCTGCGCGCACGCACTCGCCCTCCGTGGTTTCCGCGCCTGCGTGATCGATCGCAAGCAGGATCTCGGCGAACGCCTCCACACCACCGGCATCCTCGTGCAGGAAGCGTGCGACGCCCCGCTGCTGGCCGGCCTGCCGCCGACCCTCGTGCGTGCCGTCCCCCACGTCCGCCTCTACGCCCCGAACCTGCGCAGCGTCCGGCTGGGTGCGGATGGCTACCGCTTCTTCACCACCGACACGCCGGCGCTGATGCGCTGGCTGGGCGAACGCGCCGAAGCGTGCGGCGTGGAACTGAAGCGGGGGTGCGGGTTCCGCAACGCAGTGCGTATCTCGACGGGATGGCAGGTCGAAGGCGTCGGCCACGCCCGCTTCCTGGTCGGCGCTGATGGCGCACGCTCGCGGGTCGCGCAGCGGCTGGGACTGGGCCGGGTGAACCAGTTCCTGCACGGCGTGGAATACGAGTTCGACGGCGTGGCCCTGCGCGAACCCGATGCCCTGCACTGCTTTGTCAGCAAGCGCTTCGCGCCCGGCTACCTGGGCTGGGTGGCGCAGACACCGACCGGCGTGCAGGCGGGTCTGGCGCGGCGGTACCGACCGGGCAGCACGCAGGCGCCGGACATGGTCGGCTTCCTGCACCACATCGCGCCGATGACGGGGCTGATGGCCACGCGACGGCCGGACAGCGTCCGTGCCGGCCTGATTCCGTGCGGCGGGCCCGTCCGCCCGATGGGGCGCGATGACGTGGTGCTCGTCGGCGATGCCGCCGGCATGGTGTCGCCGCTGACGGCCGGCGGCATCCATTCAGGCCTACGCCACGGCGCCATGACAGGACGCCTGCTGGCCAGCCGACTGTCGGGCGTCGTGGCCACGGATGTGGCGATGACGCCACCCGTTCCGGGCTTCGCGCTCAAGCGCCTGCTGCGCTGGGCCTTCGATCACGGGCAGTTCGATGCGCCGATGGATCTGCTGCTGACGGCGCGCCCGGTACGCCGCCTCGTCGAGCAACTCTGCTTCCACCGGCGCGGCGGGCGCGTGCCCGATCCGGACGGTCCGGCTTGA
- a CDS encoding ScpA family protein gives MSPELASDANPQSPSTRPQQQEMPLAVVHGQPVLQIPQDLYIPPDALEVILDAFEGPLDLLLYLIRRQNLDILDIPVAEITRQYVAYINVMQELRFELAAEYLLMAAILAEIKSRMLLPRPVSEEGEEGDPRAELVRRLQEYERFKQAAEDLDALPRQDRDTTPVHADVPDRASVKLPPPVELKEMLLALHDVLKRAELFTGHAIKREALSVRQRMGDVLTRLEDGKFHRFESMFTPEEGKLGVLVTFLAMLELAKEQLLDIVQEAPLAPIYIKSLALNNTNEPLQFSSEFDDSDAANDSP, from the coding sequence ATGAGCCCAGAACTCGCGTCCGACGCGAACCCACAATCCCCGTCCACGCGTCCGCAGCAGCAGGAAATGCCGCTGGCGGTGGTGCATGGCCAGCCCGTCCTGCAGATCCCGCAGGACCTGTACATCCCGCCGGACGCGCTGGAAGTCATCCTCGATGCCTTCGAGGGCCCGCTGGACCTGCTGCTGTACCTGATCCGCCGGCAGAACCTGGACATCCTGGACATTCCCGTTGCCGAGATCACCCGGCAGTACGTGGCCTACATCAATGTGATGCAGGAGCTGCGGTTCGAGCTGGCCGCCGAATACCTGCTGATGGCCGCCATCCTGGCCGAGATCAAGTCACGCATGCTGCTGCCGCGGCCGGTGAGCGAGGAAGGCGAAGAAGGCGACCCGCGCGCCGAACTGGTCCGCCGTCTGCAGGAGTACGAGCGCTTCAAGCAGGCCGCCGAGGACCTGGACGCCCTGCCCCGCCAGGATCGCGACACCACCCCGGTGCATGCCGACGTGCCGGACCGCGCCTCGGTCAAACTGCCGCCGCCGGTCGAGCTGAAGGAAATGCTGCTGGCGCTGCACGACGTGCTGAAGCGCGCCGAGCTGTTCACCGGCCACGCCATCAAGCGCGAGGCGCTCAGCGTGCGCCAGCGGATGGGCGACGTGCTTACCCGACTGGAGGACGGCAAGTTCCACCGCTTCGAGAGCATGTTCACCCCCGAGGAAGGCAAGCTGGGCGTGCTGGTGACCTTCCTGGCCATGCTGGAACTGGCCAAGGAGCAACTGCTCGACATCGTGCAGGAAGCCCCGCTCGCTCCCATCTACATCAAGTCGCTGGCGCTGAACAACACCAACGAACCGCTGCAGTTCTCCAGCGAATTCGACGACAGCGACGCCGCCAACGACAGCCCGTGA
- a CDS encoding LacI family DNA-binding transcriptional regulator: protein MARTSVTIKDVAREARVSVATVSRALNGHENVADSVRQQVLATADRLRYQPHAAARSLSSRRTQTIGVVLPDLYGEFFSELIRGIDQVARARRQHLLVSSYHGHPEEQGEALRAMRGRVDGLLVLSPYTDRPGFLVDNLPSSLPVVLINTDVQDSPYPALTIDNYSAAVAMVEHLVQAGHRRIAFIGGPEGNFDARERLRGYRDAMARLLPGAQPQEFSGDFSESAGYEAGRHIAHAPDRPQAVFAANDMTALGCLYAFNEAGVSVPKDVALAGFDDIPLARFVHPTLTTMRVSIAELGGQAMSRLLETIESDGARVAPSAMLTPELIVRASSVGEGRRTQT, encoded by the coding sequence ATGGCGAGAACCTCGGTCACCATCAAGGATGTCGCACGCGAGGCGCGGGTCTCCGTCGCCACCGTGTCGCGTGCCTTGAACGGGCATGAGAACGTCGCCGACTCCGTTCGCCAGCAGGTCCTGGCCACGGCCGACCGCCTGCGCTACCAGCCGCATGCCGCCGCGCGCAGCCTCAGCAGCCGCCGCACGCAGACCATCGGCGTGGTGTTGCCGGACCTGTACGGCGAGTTCTTCTCCGAACTGATCCGCGGCATCGACCAGGTCGCCCGCGCACGCCGCCAGCATCTGCTGGTGTCCAGTTACCACGGCCATCCGGAAGAGCAGGGCGAAGCCCTGCGCGCCATGCGCGGTCGCGTCGACGGCTTGCTGGTGCTGTCGCCGTATACCGACCGTCCGGGCTTCCTGGTCGACAACCTGCCGTCGTCGCTGCCGGTGGTGCTGATCAATACCGATGTGCAGGACTCGCCGTACCCGGCATTGACCATCGACAACTACAGCGCCGCCGTGGCGATGGTCGAACACCTCGTCCAAGCTGGCCATCGCCGCATCGCGTTCATCGGCGGGCCGGAGGGCAACTTCGATGCGCGCGAACGGTTGCGCGGCTACCGCGATGCGATGGCGCGTCTGTTGCCAGGTGCGCAGCCGCAGGAGTTTTCCGGCGATTTCAGCGAGTCCGCCGGCTACGAAGCAGGCAGGCACATCGCGCATGCGCCAGACAGGCCGCAGGCCGTGTTCGCTGCCAACGACATGACGGCGCTGGGCTGCCTGTACGCCTTCAACGAAGCCGGTGTGAGCGTGCCGAAGGACGTGGCCCTGGCCGGTTTCGACGACATCCCGCTGGCGCGCTTCGTTCACCCGACCTTGACCACGATGCGGGTGAGTATTGCCGAGCTGGGGGGGCAGGCGATGAGCCGTCTGCTGGAAACGATCGAATCCGATGGTGCGCGTGTGGCGCCTTCGGCCATGTTGACGCCGGAGCTGATCGTCAGGGCGTCCAGCGTGGGAGAGGGCCGCCGCACACAGACATAG
- a CDS encoding YciI family protein, protein MWYAIEGHDGPDVLARRLAARPEHLARLTALRDEGRLLLAGPCPAIDAEDPGPAGFSGSIVIAEFDSLEDARAWADADPYVAAGVYARVDVRPFRKVLP, encoded by the coding sequence ATGTGGTATGCCATTGAAGGCCATGACGGCCCCGACGTTCTGGCCCGGCGCCTGGCCGCGCGGCCGGAGCACCTGGCGCGGCTGACCGCGCTGCGCGACGAAGGGCGGCTGCTGCTGGCCGGTCCATGCCCGGCGATCGATGCCGAAGATCCGGGCCCGGCCGGGTTCAGCGGCAGCATCGTGATCGCCGAGTTCGATTCGCTGGAAGACGCCCGGGCCTGGGCCGATGCCGACCCATACGTCGCCGCCGGCGTCTATGCCCGCGTCGACGTGCGTCCGTTCCGCAAGGTCCTGCCGTGA